From one Streptomyces sp. Q6 genomic stretch:
- the rpmC gene encoding 50S ribosomal protein L29, with protein MSAGTKASELRELGNEELLNKLREAKEELFNLRFQAATGQLENHGRLKAVRKDIARIYTLMRERELGIETVESA; from the coding sequence ATGTCGGCCGGGACCAAGGCGTCCGAGCTGCGCGAGCTGGGCAACGAGGAGCTTCTCAACAAGCTCCGCGAGGCCAAGGAAGAGCTGTTCAACCTCCGCTTCCAGGCGGCGACCGGTCAGCTCGAGAACCACGGACGGCTCAAGGCCGTCCGCAAGGACATCGCGCGGATCTACACCCTCATGCGTGAGCGCGAGCTGGGCATCGAGACGGTGGAGAGCGCCTGA
- the rpmD gene encoding 50S ribosomal protein L30, translated as MAQLKITQVKSYIGSKQNHRDTLRSLGLKGINTQVVKEDRPEFRGMVHTVRHLVTVEEV; from the coding sequence ATGGCGCAGCTCAAGATCACGCAGGTTAAGTCGTACATCGGCAGCAAGCAGAACCACCGTGACACCCTGCGTTCCCTTGGTCTCAAGGGCATCAACACGCAGGTCGTCAAGGAGGACCGCCCCGAGTTCCGCGGCATGGTGCACACCGTCCGCCACCTCGTGACGGTTGAGGAGGTCTGA
- the rplP gene encoding 50S ribosomal protein L16 — MLIPRRVKHRKQHHPKRSGMSKGGTQVAFGEYGIQALTPAYVTNRQIEAARIAMTRHIKRGGKVWINIYPDRPLTKKPAETRMGSGKGSPEWWIANVKPGRVMFELSYPNEKIAREALTRAAHKLPMKCKIVKREAGEA; from the coding sequence ATGCTGATCCCCCGTCGGGTCAAGCACCGCAAGCAGCACCACCCCAAGCGCTCGGGTATGAGCAAGGGTGGCACGCAGGTTGCGTTCGGTGAGTACGGCATCCAGGCGCTCACGCCGGCGTACGTCACCAACCGTCAGATCGAGGCCGCGCGTATCGCGATGACCCGCCACATCAAGCGTGGTGGCAAGGTCTGGATCAACATTTACCCGGACCGTCCCCTCACCAAGAAGCCTGCCGAGACCCGCATGGGTTCCGGTAAGGGTTCGCCGGAGTGGTGGATCGCCAACGTCAAGCCCGGACGCGTGATGTTCGAGCTGTCGTACCCCAACGAGAAGATCGCGCGTGAAGCTCTGACTCGTGCGGCCCACAAGCTGCCGATGAAGTGCAAGATCGTTAAGCGCGAAGCAGGTGAGGCGTGA
- the rplN gene encoding 50S ribosomal protein L14, with translation MIQQESRLRVADNTGAKEILTIRVLGGSGRRYAGIGDVIVATVKDAIPGGNVKKGDVVKAVIVRTVKERRRPDGSYIRFDENAAVILKNDGDPRGTRIFGPVGRELREKKFMKIISLAPEVL, from the coding sequence GTGATCCAGCAGGAGTCGCGACTTCGGGTCGCCGACAACACGGGTGCGAAGGAAATCCTCACCATCCGTGTTCTCGGTGGTTCGGGTCGCCGCTACGCGGGCATCGGTGACGTCATCGTCGCCACCGTCAAGGACGCGATCCCCGGCGGCAACGTGAAGAAGGGTGACGTCGTCAAGGCTGTCATCGTTCGCACCGTCAAGGAGCGCCGCCGTCCGGACGGCTCGTACATCCGCTTCGACGAGAACGCCGCCGTCATTCTGAAGAACGACGGCGACCCTCGCGGCACCCGTATCTTCGGCCCGGTGGGCCGTGAGCTGCGCGAGAAGAAGTTCATGAAGATCATCTCGCTCGCGCCGGAGGTGCTGTAA
- the secY gene encoding preprotein translocase subunit SecY, producing MLTAFARAFKTPDLRKKLLFTLGIVVIYRLGAHVPIPGVDYSNVQTCMDQASSSTGLFGLVNMFSGGALLQITVFALGIMPYITASIILQLLTVVIPRLEALKKEGQAGTAKITQYTRYLTVALAILQGTGLVATARTGALFQGCPVASEIVPDQSIFITITMVITMTAGTCVMMWLGELITDKGIGNGMSILMFISIAATFPSALWAIKQGGSLADGWIEFGTVILVGLVMVGLVVFVEQAQRRIPVQYAKRMVGRRSYGGTSTYIPLKVNQAGVIPVIFASSLLYIPALVAQFAGGDSSWKLWIDDHLTKGNHPIYIVTYFLLIVFFAFFYVAISFNPEEVADNMKKYGGFIPGIRAGRPTAEYLSYVLNRITWPGSLYLGLIALVPTMALVGFGANQNFPFGGTSILIIVGVGLETVKQIESQLQQRNYEGFLR from the coding sequence GTGCTCACCGCGTTCGCCCGGGCGTTCAAGACGCCCGACCTGCGCAAGAAGCTGCTCTTCACGCTCGGCATCGTCGTGATCTACCGGCTCGGCGCACATGTGCCCATCCCCGGCGTCGATTACTCGAACGTCCAGACGTGCATGGACCAGGCCAGCTCCAGTACCGGACTGTTCGGTCTGGTCAACATGTTCAGCGGTGGCGCGCTGTTGCAGATCACGGTCTTCGCGCTCGGCATCATGCCGTACATCACCGCGAGCATCATTCTGCAGCTGCTCACCGTGGTGATCCCCCGCCTCGAAGCCCTCAAGAAGGAGGGGCAGGCCGGTACGGCGAAGATCACGCAGTACACGCGTTACCTGACCGTGGCGCTCGCCATCCTGCAAGGCACCGGCCTCGTGGCCACCGCCCGCACGGGCGCCCTCTTCCAGGGCTGCCCCGTCGCGAGCGAGATCGTGCCGGACCAGTCGATCTTCATCACCATCACGATGGTCATCACGATGACCGCCGGTACCTGCGTGATGATGTGGCTCGGCGAGCTGATCACCGACAAGGGCATCGGCAACGGCATGTCGATCCTGATGTTCATCTCGATCGCCGCCACCTTCCCGTCCGCCCTGTGGGCCATCAAGCAGGGTGGTTCGCTGGCCGACGGCTGGATCGAGTTCGGCACCGTCATCCTCGTCGGCCTCGTCATGGTCGGCCTGGTCGTCTTCGTCGAGCAGGCCCAGCGCCGTATCCCGGTGCAGTACGCGAAGCGCATGGTCGGCCGTCGTTCCTACGGTGGTACGTCCACGTACATCCCGCTCAAGGTGAATCAGGCGGGTGTGATCCCTGTCATCTTCGCCTCGTCCCTCCTCTACATCCCGGCACTCGTCGCGCAGTTCGCGGGCGGCGACTCGTCCTGGAAGCTGTGGATCGACGACCACCTGACCAAGGGAAATCACCCGATTTACATCGTCACGTACTTCCTCCTGATCGTTTTCTTCGCGTTCTTCTACGTGGCGATCTCGTTCAACCCCGAGGAAGTCGCGGACAACATGAAGAAGTATGGTGGCTTCATCCCGGGCATCCGGGCTGGCCGACCGACCGCTGAGTACCTTTCGTACGTGCTCAACCGGATCACCTGGCCGGGTTCGCTGTACTTGGGTCTGATCGCTCTCGTACCGACGATGGCGTTGGTTGGTTTCGGGGCAAACCAGAACTTCCCCTTCGGCGGCACCAGCATCCTGATCATCGTGGGTGTTGGTCTGGAGACGGTGAAGCAGATCGAGAGCCAGCTCCAGCAGCGCAATTACGAAGGGTTCCTCCGCTGA
- the rplR gene encoding 50S ribosomal protein L18, whose translation MAYGQKILKGDAYKRAAIKRRHIRIRKSISGTAERPRLVVTRSNRNIVAQVIDDVKGHTLASASTLDASIRGGEGDKSTQAKSVGALVAERAKAAGVEAVVFDRGGNQYAGRIAALADAAREAGLKF comes from the coding sequence ATGGCATACGGGCAGAAGATTCTGAAGGGCGACGCTTACAAGCGTGCTGCCATCAAGCGTCGCCACATCCGTATCCGGAAGAGCATCTCCGGTACGGCGGAGCGTCCGCGCCTGGTCGTCACCCGCTCGAACCGCAACATCGTCGCCCAGGTGATCGACGACGTGAAGGGTCACACCCTCGCGTCGGCTTCCACCCTGGACGCTTCGATCCGCGGTGGCGAGGGCGACAAGTCCACGCAGGCCAAGTCGGTCGGCGCCCTGGTTGCCGAGCGCGCCAAGGCCGCCGGTGTCGAGGCTGTCGTGTTCGACCGTGGTGGAAACCAGTACGCCGGGCGCATCGCTGCCCTGGCGGACGCCGCCCGCGAAGCCGGACTCAAGTTCTGA
- the rpsE gene encoding 30S ribosomal protein S5 has product MAGPQRRGGGAGGGERRDRKGRDGGAAAEKTAYVERVVAINRVAKVVKGGRRFSFTALVVVGDGDGTVGVGYGKAKEVPAAIAKGVEEAKKHFFKVPRIQGTIPHPIQGEKAAGVVLLKPASPGTGVIAGGPVRAVLECAGVHDILSKSLGSDNAINIVHATVAALQGLQRPEEIAARRGLPLEDVAPAALLRARAGAGA; this is encoded by the coding sequence ATGGCTGGACCCCAGCGCCGCGGTGGCGGTGCCGGTGGCGGCGAGCGGCGGGACCGGAAGGGTCGCGACGGTGGCGCTGCCGCCGAGAAGACCGCATACGTTGAGCGCGTTGTCGCGATCAACCGTGTCGCCAAGGTTGTGAAGGGTGGTCGTCGCTTCAGCTTCACTGCGCTCGTCGTAGTGGGCGACGGTGACGGCACCGTGGGTGTCGGTTACGGCAAGGCCAAGGAGGTGCCGGCCGCCATCGCCAAGGGTGTTGAGGAGGCCAAGAAGCACTTCTTCAAGGTCCCCCGTATCCAGGGCACCATCCCGCACCCGATCCAGGGTGAGAAGGCTGCCGGCGTCGTGCTGCTCAAGCCCGCGTCCCCGGGTACCGGCGTTATCGCCGGTGGTCCGGTGCGCGCCGTGCTCGAGTGCGCCGGCGTTCACGACATCCTGTCGAAGTCCCTGGGCTCCGACAACGCGATCAACATCGTGCACGCGACCGTGGCGGCCCTTCAGGGCCTGCAGCGTCCCGAGGAGATCGCGGCTCGCCGTGGTCTGCCCCTCGAGGACGTCGCTCCCGCGGCTCTGCTTCGTGCGCGTGCCGGGGCTGGTGCGTAA
- the rplE gene encoding 50S ribosomal protein L5, producing the protein MTTTTTPRLKTKYREEIAAKLQEEFSYENVMQIPGLVKIVVNMGVGDAARDSKLMDGAVRDLTTITGQKPAITKARKSIAQFKLREGQPIGAHVTLRGDRMWEFLDRTLSLALPRIRDFRGLSPKQFDGRGNYTFGLTEQVMFHEIDQDKIDRVRGMDITVVTTATNDAEGRALLRHLGFPFKEA; encoded by the coding sequence ATGACGACCACCACCACTCCGCGTCTCAAGACGAAGTACCGCGAGGAGATCGCGGCGAAGCTGCAGGAAGAGTTCTCCTACGAGAACGTCATGCAGATCCCCGGTCTCGTGAAGATCGTCGTGAACATGGGTGTCGGCGACGCCGCCCGTGACTCGAAGCTCATGGACGGTGCCGTCCGTGACCTGACGACGATCACCGGTCAGAAGCCGGCCATCACCAAGGCCCGCAAGTCCATCGCGCAGTTCAAGCTGCGTGAGGGCCAGCCGATCGGTGCTCACGTCACGCTTCGTGGCGACCGCATGTGGGAGTTCCTGGACCGCACCCTGTCGCTCGCGCTTCCGCGCATCCGCGACTTCCGTGGTCTGTCTCCCAAGCAGTTCGACGGCCGTGGCAACTACACCTTCGGTCTCACCGAGCAGGTCATGTTCCACGAGATCGACCAGGACAAGATCGACCGCGTCCGGGGTATGGACATCACCGTGGTCACCACGGCGACCAACGACGCTGAGGGCCGTGCCCTTCTCCGTCACCTCGGCTTCCCGTTCAAGGAGGCGTAA
- the rplO gene encoding 50S ribosomal protein L15 codes for MAENNPLKIHNLRPAPGAKTAKTRVGRGEASKGKTAGRGTKGTKARYQVPERFEGGQMPLHMRLPKLKGFRNPFKVEFQVVNLDKLASLYPEGGEVTVEGLVEKGAVRKNSLVKVLGQGEITVALQVTVDAVSGSAKEKITAAGGTVTELV; via the coding sequence ATGGCGGAGAACAACCCGCTGAAGATCCACAACCTCCGTCCGGCCCCCGGCGCCAAGACCGCCAAGACCCGTGTCGGTCGTGGTGAGGCGTCGAAGGGTAAGACGGCCGGTCGTGGTACGAAGGGCACGAAGGCCCGTTACCAGGTTCCGGAGCGCTTCGAGGGTGGCCAGATGCCCCTCCACATGCGTCTCCCGAAGCTGAAGGGCTTCCGGAACCCCTTCAAGGTCGAGTTCCAGGTCGTGAACCTGGACAAGCTCGCCTCGCTGTACCCCGAGGGTGGCGAAGTCACCGTCGAGGGTCTGGTGGAGAAGGGTGCTGTCCGCAAGAACAGCCTCGTCAAGGTCCTGGGCCAGGGCGAGATCACCGTGGCGCTGCAGGTGACGGTCGACGCCGTCTCCGGCTCCGCCAAGGAGAAGATCACCGCCGCCGGCGGTACGGTCACCGAGCTCGTCTGA
- the rplF gene encoding 50S ribosomal protein L6, whose amino-acid sequence MSRIGKLPITVPAGVDVTIDGQTVTVKGSKGTLSHTVVAPIEIAKGEDGVLNVTRPNDERQNKALHGLSRTLVANMITGVTTGYVKKLEISGVGYRVLAKGSNLEFSLGYSHPILIEAPEGISFKVESATKFSVEGIDKQKVGEVAANIRKLRKPDPYKAKGVKYEGEVIRRKVGKAGK is encoded by the coding sequence ATGTCGCGTATTGGCAAGCTCCCCATCACGGTTCCCGCCGGCGTGGACGTCACCATCGACGGCCAGACGGTCACGGTGAAGGGTTCCAAGGGCACCCTGAGCCACACCGTCGTGGCGCCGATCGAGATCGCCAAGGGTGAGGACGGCGTCCTGAACGTCACCCGCCCGAACGACGAGCGTCAGAACAAGGCCCTGCACGGCCTGTCCCGCACGCTGGTGGCGAACATGATCACCGGCGTGACCACGGGTTACGTGAAGAAGCTCGAGATCAGCGGTGTCGGTTACCGCGTCCTGGCGAAGGGCTCCAACCTGGAGTTCTCGCTCGGCTACAGCCACCCGATCCTGATCGAGGCGCCCGAGGGCATCTCGTTCAAGGTCGAATCGGCGACCAAGTTCTCGGTCGAGGGCATCGACAAGCAGAAGGTCGGCGAGGTTGCGGCCAACATCCGCAAGCTGCGCAAGCCCGACCCGTACAAGGCCAAGGGTGTCAAGTACGAAGGCGAAGTCATCCGCCGCAAGGTCGGAAAGGCGGGTAAGTAA
- the rpsH gene encoding 30S ribosomal protein S8: MTMTDPIADMLTRLRNANSAYHDTVAMPHSKIKSHIAEILQQEGFITGWKVEDAEVGKNLVLELKFGPNRERSIAGIKRISKPGLRVYAKSTNLPKVLGGLGVAIISTSHGLLTGQQAGKKGVGGEVLAYVW, translated from the coding sequence ATGACCATGACTGATCCGATCGCAGACATGCTTACGCGTCTGCGGAACGCGAACTCGGCGTACCACGACACCGTGGCTATGCCGCACAGCAAGATCAAGTCGCACATCGCCGAGATCCTCCAGCAGGAGGGTTTCATCACCGGCTGGAAGGTCGAGGACGCCGAAGTCGGCAAGAACCTCGTCCTGGAGCTGAAGTTCGGCCCGAACCGTGAGCGTTCGATCGCCGGCATCAAGCGCATCTCCAAGCCGGGTCTGCGTGTTTACGCGAAGTCCACCAACCTGCCGAAGGTTCTCGGTGGCCTGGGCGTGGCGATCATCTCCACGTCCCACGGTCTCCTGACCGGCCAGCAGGCAGGCAAGAAGGGCGTGGGTGGGGAAGTCCTCGCCTACGTCTGGTAG
- the rpsQ gene encoding 30S ribosomal protein S17: MSEKTVTEETAARGFRKTREGLVVSDKMDKTVVVAVEDRVKHALYGKVIRRTNKLKAHDEQNAAGVGDRVLLMETRPLSATKRWRIVEILEKAK; this comes from the coding sequence ATGAGCGAGAAGACTGTGACTGAAGAGACTGCCGCCCGCGGCTTCCGCAAGACCCGTGAGGGTCTTGTCGTCAGCGACAAGATGGACAAGACCGTCGTCGTCGCTGTCGAGGACCGCGTCAAGCACGCGCTGTACGGCAAGGTCATCCGCCGTACGAACAAGCTCAAGGCGCACGACGAGCAGAACGCTGCCGGCGTCGGCGACCGCGTCCTCCTGATGGAGACGCGTCCGCTGTCGGCGACCAAGCGCTGGCGCATCGTCGAGATCCTCGAGAAGGCGAAGTAG
- the rplX gene encoding 50S ribosomal protein L24, producing MKIKKGDLVQVITGKDKGKQGKVIAAYPRDERVLVEGVNRVKKHTKAGPTASGSQAGGIVTTEAPVHVSNVQLVVEKDGNKVVTRVGYRFDDEGNKIRVAKRTGEDI from the coding sequence ATGAAGATCAAGAAGGGCGACCTGGTCCAGGTCATCACCGGTAAGGACAAGGGCAAGCAGGGCAAGGTCATTGCCGCTTACCCGCGCGACGAGCGCGTCCTGGTCGAGGGTGTCAACCGGGTCAAGAAGCACACGAAGGCCGGCCCGACCGCCAGCGGTTCGCAGGCCGGCGGCATCGTCACGACCGAGGCGCCTGTCCACGTCTCCAACGTCCAGCTGGTCGTTGAGAAGGACGGCAACAAGGTCGTCACGCGTGTCGGTTACCGCTTCGACGACGAGGGCAACAAGATCCGCGTTGCCAAGCGGACGGGTGAGGACATCTGA
- the rpsC gene encoding 30S ribosomal protein S3 translates to MGQKVNPHGFRLGVTTDFKSRWYADKLYKDYVKEDVAIRRMMTSGMERAGISKVEIERTRDRVRVDIHTARPGIVIGRRGAEADRIRGDLEKLTGKQVQLNILEVKNPEVDAQLVAQAVAEQLSSRVSFRRAMRKSMQSSMKAGAKGIKIQCGGRLGGAEMSRSEFYREGRVPLHTLRANVDYGFFEAKTTFGRIGVKVWIYKGDVKNIAEVRAENAAARAGNRPARGGNDRPAGRGGRGGERGGRGRKPAQQTAPAAEAPKAEAAAAPAAESTGTEA, encoded by the coding sequence ATGGGCCAGAAGGTAAACCCGCACGGGTTCCGGCTCGGTGTCACGACCGACTTCAAGTCGCGTTGGTACGCCGACAAGCTGTACAAGGACTACGTCAAGGAAGACGTCGCCATCCGTCGGATGATGACGTCCGGCATGGAGCGCGCCGGCATCTCGAAGGTGGAGATCGAGCGCACCCGTGACCGCGTGCGTGTGGACATCCACACCGCTCGTCCCGGCATCGTCATCGGCCGTCGTGGCGCCGAGGCCGACCGCATCCGCGGTGACCTCGAGAAGCTCACGGGCAAGCAGGTCCAGCTGAACATCCTCGAGGTCAAGAACCCCGAGGTCGACGCTCAGCTCGTGGCCCAGGCCGTCGCGGAGCAGCTGTCCTCCCGCGTCTCCTTCCGTCGCGCCATGCGTAAGAGCATGCAGTCGTCGATGAAGGCCGGCGCCAAGGGCATCAAGATCCAGTGTGGCGGTCGTCTCGGCGGTGCCGAGATGTCCCGTTCGGAGTTCTACCGCGAGGGCCGTGTGCCCCTGCACACGCTCCGCGCCAACGTGGACTACGGCTTCTTCGAGGCCAAGACGACCTTCGGCCGCATCGGCGTGAAGGTCTGGATCTACAAGGGCGACGTCAAGAACATCGCCGAGGTTCGCGCCGAGAACGCCGCGGCCCGTGCGGGTAACCGCCCGGCCCGTGGTGGCAACGACCGTCCCGCCGGCCGTGGTGGCCGCGGTGGCGAGCGTGGCGGCCGCGGCCGCAAGCCCGCACAGCAGACGGCTCCGGCCGCCGAGGCCCCCAAGGCCGAGGCTGCCGCTGCTCCGGCTGCTGAGAGCACCGGAACGGAGGCCTGA
- a CDS encoding type Z 30S ribosomal protein S14: MAKKALIAKAARKPKFGVRAYTRCQRCGRPHSVYRKFGLCRVCLREMAHRGELPGVTKSSW, encoded by the coding sequence ATGGCGAAGAAGGCTCTCATTGCCAAGGCTGCTCGTAAGCCCAAGTTCGGTGTGCGCGCGTACACCCGCTGCCAGCGCTGCGGCCGTCCGCACTCCGTGTACCGCAAGTTCGGCCTGTGCCGCGTGTGCCTTCGTGAGATGGCTCACCGTGGCGAGCTGCCGGGCGTGACCAAGAGCTCCTGGTAA